TCATCAAAATGCTTTTTATCAATATTAATTCCATTTTTTTTAGCATAAGCTAAAAGTTTTTCTCTTGAATTTAAATCCCATTCTCTCCAAGGTGCAATTACTGTAATTTCTGAATTAAGTCCTAAATAACCAAGCTCAAATCTTACTTGATCATTTCCTTTTCCAGTTGCACCATGAGAAACAGCATCTGCACCCATTTTTTCTGCAATTTCAATCTGTTTTTTAGAAATCAAAGGTCTTGCAATAGATGTTCCTAATAGGTATTCACCCTCATATATTGCATTTGCTCTAAACATTGGAAATACATAATCTTTTACAAACTCTTCTTTTATATCTAAAATAAAAATATTTTCTGGTTTAATTCCCATATCTAAAGCTTTTTGTCTTGCAGGTTCTACTTCTTCTCCTTGACCTAAGTCAGCAGTAAAAGTAATAACTTCTGCATTGTATTCATCTTGAAGCCACTTTAAAATGATTGACGTGTCTAAACCTCCACTGTAAGCTAAAACAACTTTTTTTACTTCTTTTTTATTCATAACGTCTCCATAAAATATAAATGTTAATTTGGATATATTTTATCTAAAATTAGCTATAATCCCTATTATGAGATGTGATAAATTTTTAAATGCAGTAAATATAACAAAAAGAAGAGCAGTTGCCGAAGATATGCTAGCTTGTAAGGTAGTATATATAAATGATGTAGCTGCTAAAAAAGCCAAAGAAGTAAAAGTTGGAGATATTATAGAAATAAAATATCTTGAAAGAAGTGATAAATTTAAGGTCTTACAAATTCCTACTACAAAATCAACTCCAAAATCTAAAATGGATGAATACGTAGAAAAACTAAGTGATGAAGGATAGCAATGTTTAATGTAGCAAAATTGAAGTTTGATGATATATTTGAAAATAGGTTGCTTGAAGATGAAGTACGTGATTATTTAATAGAACTTTATGAAAGAGGGGAAACAGTTGAAGAAATAGCAGGTGCAGTAAGTGCTATGAGAGATCACTTGATTGCTTTACCTGCAAATAAAGCTTTGCGCGAAAAAGCTATTGATATAGTTGGAACAGGTGGAGATAAAAGTTTTAGTTTTAATATTTCAAGTACGACATCAATTCTTTTATGTGCAAGCGGTTCTTATGTAGCAAAACATGGTAATAGAAGTGTTACAAGTAAATCAGGAAGTTCAGATATGCTAGAGGCTTTAGGGTTTAACTTAGATTTGAGTTTAGAAGATAGTGCAAAGATGTTTGAAGATACAGGTTTTGTTTTTATGCATGCAGCAAATCATCACCCAGCTATGAAATATGTTACACCAATTAGAAAATCAATTAATCATAGAACAATTTTTAATTTAATAGGTCCTTTATCTAATCCTGCTTTTGTAAAAAAACAATTACTTGGTGTGTTTCCTAAAGAGTTAATTGGGA
The window above is part of the Malaciobacter marinus genome. Proteins encoded here:
- the trpD gene encoding anthranilate phosphoribosyltransferase; translation: MFNVAKLKFDDIFENRLLEDEVRDYLIELYERGETVEEIAGAVSAMRDHLIALPANKALREKAIDIVGTGGDKSFSFNISSTTSILLCASGSYVAKHGNRSVTSKSGSSDMLEALGFNLDLSLEDSAKMFEDTGFVFMHAANHHPAMKYVTPIRKSINHRTIFNLIGPLSNPAFVKKQLLGVFPKELIGKITEALNILETQKAMVVSSNDGMDEISISDISFANLLENKKISEFIIDPQELGFNLAPKESIVGGDAKENAVITKGILSNEIKDSRLDIVLLNSAAALIIDDKARDMKEGIEIARSTIESGKAKEKLEQLIKVSNALA